The DNA sequence TTTTGTGCCCAGTGATAGTGGAGTGCAACGGTTTGGTCATTAGAGTCACTTAAATACTGTTGAGTATCTTAGAATTAGCGAGGTAAGATAATTTGACATTTGGAATATTGGGATGTCACGTGGTTATGATTTTAGACTATTTTATCCCTAAGTTATTAGAATACTTCTTAGTGAAGTAAATGGCAAATCAGTCTTTTGGCCTTTAATTGATTTTGTTGGGAGATAGTGGATTTTTTGTAGTAACCTTTAGATTATTTTAGGATAAGCTTTgctgaataaaataaaagctTTATTATTGATAAATATCAGTCTAAAAGAAAAAGCCAACTTCTCCATTTTGAGACCATAAGTCAAGGAGTATTCAATGTATGATTCAAGGATTGTGATAGCCAAGCTAAGGTAAGCTTTTAAActcatattttctttgattttttaagtGTAAAAGTTAGGTTTGAGCATGCTGTTTTGAGAATTAGTTTTTGTAGTGTTTGGGATGTTTGAGGGTTGATTTCTAATGTTGTTTGAAGATGTTTGGAGCTAGTTCCTCTAGTTTTGGTGAGAGTTTGGTGTTGGTTAGTTAAGTTTGAGTTTATGAGCTCAAACTTAGCTCATTAATGGCAAAACTCAATTCAGAGGCTTTTTGGGTTTTGTTGTGGTTGAAATATGTTTATTGGACTCAAATTAGGTGTTTTGGAGAGTTTCACGAAATTTGGGGTAGAATTGAGATTGGAATCAAATTTTGGGTGttttttttgtagaaaaatGGTCCATTGTTTTTCCAGAAATGGTGAACCGTTTTCCAAGACAGAACCCCATAAAATAGTTCACCGTTTGGGGTTTCGATTCACtagattttttaaattttagtgtTTAGTTTTTCATGTTTTATCGATATTTCAGGTATTGCCACAGTATTTATCAAtaagaatttttttagttttaagtctaagtcCTCAAAAAAGTGAGTTAGCGGGTCACTTATCAGTTTTACGTAAATTTGTGACTTAGGGCCTTAAATCGTCGAGCAACAGTTTCCATTCAGAGTTACCAGTATACTTTCATTCagaatcaaggtaagattagtataaatagatgcatatatgtatacatatttagCATGCATGTTTAGCATCCATTCAGAGTTACCAGTACACTTTCATTCagaatcaaggtaagattagtataaatagatgcatatatgtatacatatttagCATGCATGTTTAGTTGCCatcagattagcatatcaggATATTGGTGAACTGTGCATAGAGTTGCACTGAGATATCAATAGATATATGCTAGGTGAAGTAGTAGCCATCGGATTAGCATTTCAGGATATTGGTgaagtgtacatagagttgcactgagatatcaataaatatatactagGCTTTCAGAAAGTATGAACTAATTGCTACCACatcagtacgactagagtactgagtataggctaaATTCGTGGTTAGTCATACTTTAATCAAGAACGTTCATGACCTAGTTTCAGACCTATAGGTAGGTGTATGGGTGCCTGGTTATACGTCAGTTACATGTTTATGTTTTATACTTTTGACTCACAATTATTATTTGCATGTGCAGATAAGAGCCGGAATTAAATCAGAATGAGTCTAGAGctggatgaagattgtacatatcaagAAAATTAGACTTGGAGTGTTCGGGTCTTCGCAACAAGTTAGACTCATTTTTTAATAGTCGCTAGGCAACAActttgtaataaatatattttgaaagcaGTTGTGAAACTTTTAACGGGATCGGGATCCCAAAACTATgtaaattatgtttaattattaaagtttaagtttatttaagaaagttttaattaaatacgtTTTTTCGATAAAAACTTTTATTAGTAAAGGAACGCACAATAATTAAGAAAGCACTGTAACGTGCCTAAATTAGTAGGGGATTACAGTAAGTCTCCACTAGCAAGAAGGGTGGGTGGAAAATTgtagaagtttgtaaaaatttttattttttttatatataaattttttttatctttaataaaaaaaaagttattaaaatCTTAATCATTTCTTTATGATGTGGACAAATAAAATTTTGACATGTGGAAATTTTAAGAACTACAAATGTAATAGTTAAATTATGTACCTACAGACTAACGAGAATCTTGAGCGTGAGGCTATAACTATAATTTTTTGAGATAAAGGACTTATTTACATCAAAGTGAACTTTTTGAGAATTTATGTTGCTTCGACACGTGACATTTTGAGAGCAACTAACGAATTTGTTAAAATGAAGACCAACGGACTTATAAAAATCTCGAGTTTAGATACTATTATTGCTATTTTTTGAGATTGAAAACTTATCGGTATTAAAGTGAACTTTTgtcataattttttcttaataaaataataattataacatgACATGTCATTCATGATACAATATCATGATAGATTTTCAtgatcatttttcttttattttatacgtgaaataaaatttttaaactttttatattagaaaagaaaagagttaTTTGTAGCGAAAtccttttatgttttatttttttacacttatctttttttttgtggcaaaattttttatgttcatttttctttgcaaatttgagGTGTCAGTTGGATATCACTGTTAGATACCAACtaaattattattgtattgtCTTTAAAGATTTACTTCCAGAATTTAAAGTGggggcattttttttttttttgtaaaaacataaaaagaaaaaaaaacaatgctCTTCATAGAAATTAAACCATTAACCTCTACCCTATATGTAATCTAGTTTAACTATTATCCTAAAGTTAATATTATGCCTATAAATATAATGATTTTATTACAAATATGTGTCGTacctaattaaattatatatacatttttttctaattttttttcgagAGGCAACTGCGGCGTCCGCCCCTGGGTGTACACAATAGTCATTTAACGGAAATATTCAACTCATGCttcaaatttacaaaaaaaaaaataataataataataataataaacttaaGGTAgtttagatatatattttttttggctaAGAAAAAACTTAGTTAAGTGTGTCTAAGTAAATATATGTATTGAGATTTGATTTGAGAATTATTATTACATGTTGTTGGTTGTTAGGGTTTTGCTTAGGGTTTAACAGAACACCATTTTCGGTTAGTAATGGCGAACGATGAAGAAACACTCCGACCCAAACGGATTGAAGAAGACGACCACGATGATGAATACGAAgaccaagaagaagaagaagatgatgaccTCCATGGCTGGGATGACTGGAGAGAAGACGACCAAGACCAAGACGAAACAGAAGACTCTGCCTTTCTCTGTCTCTTCTGCGATTCCACTTACACTGATACCCAAGCCTTGTTCCATCACTGCATTTCCACTCACCATTTTGATTTTCAGAGCATTAGGAAAACTCTTACTTTGGATTTCTATGCTTCTTTCAAGCTCATTAACTATGTCCGTTCCCAGGTACAATACACTCTCACTCCCATTTTCCTTCAATTGGGTTTCTTTGATATTGAACTTGAGATTGAATGGTTGACCAAAATGGTGACTTCTTgaacaaacttacaattttcAGTGAATTGAGCTAGGATTGTGAAGtacttgtatttatttattattttgaattaccAGGTTTCCCAAAAGAGATGTTGGAGTTGTGGACTGaattttcagtctaaggaagaTCTTTGGAATCATTTACATGAAGCAGTCAGTCTTGATGACATTAAACCTCTTTTGGAGAATGATCAATACCTAAAACCTTTTTTGCAAGATGATTCACTCTTGTACAGTTTTAATGAAGATGAGGAAGCTGTAGATGATGGTgatgatgttgttgttgttgatatCGCCGAGAAAGAGGAACTTATGACCAATCTGAGGAGGTTTAAAGATATTTGCATTGATAGTGAGATTCAGGATACATATGACCAATGTGGGAAAGAACATGTTGACTCTATTTCGGGTAGCCATTTGAATGTGGGCAGTTCTTCTGGAAAGAGTGCTGTGAATGGGTCTACTTTAAGGGAACCCGAAAGACATACTAATGATAAAGCTTTAAGAGCTTATTTTCCAAATCGTGATCTGAAGGATGTGAAGATTGTCAATGCGGATTATTTTGGGTCGTATAGCTCATTTGGAATCCACAGAGAGATGCTTAGTGATAAGGCATGGGTTTTTGGATAACTAAGATttgatttttaactttttaaatgCAAGTTGTGTGTCTGTATATAGAATTACTAAGACTCTTTTTTGTTGTTCAGGTAAGAACGGATGCTTATAGGAAAGCTATCGTGGACAATCCATCTCTCCTGAATGGTGCAGTTGTGATAGATGTTGGTTGCGGAACTGGCATACTTAGGTAAGATGGCTGGCCTGGCTTGCTCTGCCTGTGTATTTATCATTAGATGTGTTTATGTGTAGATATGGGTTCTTCCTATTGGAAAAATTTGACCTTTACTTTGTCCAATGATGATGTCCTAAACACTGGTTTAATTTTTCTTGTAATTACATATTTGCTCTAAGGAGCTTATGTCTTGATTAAGAAAACACTAAAGTTCTCAACTCTGATATGGTTTTGTATTATACTACTCTCATTGGTCCTCGAGTTTTCTTTTCTGAAGCTGGTTGTCGTGTAGTTATCTGTTTCAGATCAATTTAAAGAGATAAGCCAAAGTTACCCCTTCTTTTAAGTTTTAGAGCTGTATTTGGTTACCCCATATGTTTATTTGAGCAAATCAAGTTGAGACATTTCCCCCTTGGTCACTGTATCATCATTAACGCTATCATAGTTTGTCGTTCGTTTAGCTTTCTAATGTGGAATTTTGTACTGGGTGCTTTTTGGAGTTTCATCTAGTACTGATTTAAATCAGCATTTATATTTGATATTCCACTTCTTACCATGAAgatcatttttgttttatttgtatTATGTCTCTCTCTATGTGTCTGTGTGTTTGGATCTAATCTTTTTCCGCCTTTAGTTTATTTTCAGCTCAAGCCAAGGCATCTAGGGTTATCGCAGTTGAAGCAAGTGAGAAGATGGCTGCTGTTGCTACTCAAGTAAAGTTTTTCAATACTATTGTTGTTAAACCTCTTGATTTTAAGAGTTGGGTGTCGAATGCTtctcagattttttttaattgcagATAGCAAAAGAAAATGGTCATTTGCGGATTAAGAAACCAACTGATGGTACTAGCCAATCCACTGGAGTAGTAGAAATTGTTCAATGTATGGTTGAGGAACTTGACAAAAAAACATCAATTGAACCCCATAGTGTTGATGTATTATTAAGTGAATGGATGGGATATTGTCTACTCTATGAGTCCATGCTTAGTTCTGTGCTTTATGCACGGGATAAGTGGTTAAAACCTGGAGGTGCAATACTTCCTGACACAGCAACCATTGTGAGTTTCTTCTATATGTTTCCTTGTTTGTTCGGATTAAATTTTATCCCAACAACTGTTGCTAATTGTCgcctttctatttttcctttagATTGTTGCTGGCTTTGGAAAAGGTGGCACTAGTATACCTTTTTGGGAAAATGTATATGGTTTCAACATGTCTTGTGTAGGCAAAGAACTTGTTGAAGGTGCTGCTCAAATGCCGATCGTTGATGTTATTGAAGGAGATGATTTAGTAACAAATGCTGCAGTTCTTAAGGTTAGtgcttatttgatatttaagatattagttcTTTTCCACGTTATGTGGTAGGGTTTTTGTTACGATTCGGTATTAAACATCTTGTACTCCTTTCTTGATTTGGTTTATATTTTTCCCATTCAGACATTCGACTTGGTGACGATGAAACCAGATGAAGTGGATTTTACAGCCAGTGTTGAGTTAGAACCAAATTTGTGCAGTACAGAAACCAATTCACTTGATTTTGCATCCAAAACAACGTGGTGTTACGGTGCTCTTTTGTGGTTTGAGACTGGTTTTACAAGCAGATTCTGCAAAGAAATGCCAGCCAATCTGTCCACTTCTCCTTACACCCCAAAAACACATTGGTCACAGACAATCCTAACATTCCGCGAACCAATTGCCATTTCATCAGGTAAATCTAACTTGGACAAATCGGCAGAGATTGGTAGTGATGGCTGTCCTGCTGTAAAGATCAGTCTACGTATAAGCATTGCCCGTGCATCACAGCATCGCAGCATCGACATTTCCATGGAAACTGTCGGAGTGGGCCCTGATGGTCGAAAACGTAGCTGGCCGGTGCAACTTTTTAATATGTCATGATCTGATTCTTTCAAAGGCAGCAGCTACTTTTCAGGTCTGTTGGTGCTGTTCGATTTTGGTCGAGGCCTTCTGCTTcatcttgttgttgtttcaaCCATTTTTCCTTTCCTATAAAAGTTTTTGAAGTGAATTGGTGCAAAATGTTGTGAATTATCATCAAAACTACAAAAGCAAAGTTTCACTAATCGTTATTTCGGCCAAGGGACATAGGGAATCCATATTGGGAtatgaatatatttttattcctaAATTAAGtttgaaaacaaaataaaaccaaacagaattgaataataatattatgaatgtgaacttataataataataataattactttctAAGGAAAACGATATATGATTTTCAATTAttagagaaaattaaataaaacattttgttTTATGGTGCAACACTTTTTACACTCTTTTGTTAGTGTATGACACTCATTTAATAAGAGTGGCAATATTAACTTCAAAATGATGCACGAtagtattatatttatattagttcaaaaataaatactaaaaataaattaattaatattgtataATAAAGTTTAAGCAGAAAAACAGTCACAACaaatatttgttatttattttcgatactttaaaacatttattttgaaaatttaaaaaattataacatatataattattaaaaaaaaaatagattaaaaatctctcttaaattaaaaaaaaaattgtattacaaattttattaattttgtggcCAAGT is a window from the Cannabis sativa cultivar Pink pepper isolate KNU-18-1 chromosome 1, ASM2916894v1, whole genome shotgun sequence genome containing:
- the LOC115707040 gene encoding probable protein arginine N-methyltransferase 3, translated to MANDEETLRPKRIEEDDHDDEYEDQEEEEDDDLHGWDDWREDDQDQDETEDSAFLCLFCDSTYTDTQALFHHCISTHHFDFQSIRKTLTLDFYASFKLINYVRSQVSQKRCWSCGLNFQSKEDLWNHLHEAVSLDDIKPLLENDQYLKPFLQDDSLLYSFNEDEEAVDDGDDVVVVDIAEKEELMTNLRRFKDICIDSEIQDTYDQCGKEHVDSISGSHLNVGSSSGKSAVNGSTLREPERHTNDKALRAYFPNRDLKDVKIVNADYFGSYSSFGIHREMLSDKVRTDAYRKAIVDNPSLLNGAVVIDVGCGTGILSLFSAQAKASRVIAVEASEKMAAVATQIAKENGHLRIKKPTDGTSQSTGVVEIVQCMVEELDKKTSIEPHSVDVLLSEWMGYCLLYESMLSSVLYARDKWLKPGGAILPDTATIIVAGFGKGGTSIPFWENVYGFNMSCVGKELVEGAAQMPIVDVIEGDDLVTNAAVLKTFDLVTMKPDEVDFTASVELEPNLCSTETNSLDFASKTTWCYGALLWFETGFTSRFCKEMPANLSTSPYTPKTHWSQTILTFREPIAISSGKSNLDKSAEIGSDGCPAVKISLRISIARASQHRSIDISMETVGVGPDGRKRSWPVQLFNMS